A single region of the Salicibibacter cibi genome encodes:
- the ehuA gene encoding ectoine/hydroxyectoine ABC transporter ATP-binding protein EhuA, translating to MTEKMAEETKQASGEGNDQTIVRYKDVKKAFGDTVVLNDLNLDVQQGEKVALIGPSGSGKTTIIRMLMTLEEPTEGTIEVDGEMLWHKEVNGELVPADEKHLRKVRGKIGMVFQQYNLFPHMSIMRNCMEAPVHVLGISKDEAKKRAKEMLDKVGLGDKVDNYPSQLSGGQQQRVAIARSLVMQPKVMLFDEVTAALDPELVGEVLEVLKNIAAEGDTTMMIITHEMEFARDVADRVLFLDNGKIAEAGPPGDVLENPQSERLQSFLGRFNEGS from the coding sequence ATGACAGAAAAAATGGCGGAAGAAACGAAACAGGCATCGGGAGAAGGGAATGACCAAACGATTGTCCGCTATAAAGATGTCAAAAAAGCGTTTGGAGATACCGTCGTATTGAACGATTTGAATCTCGATGTCCAACAAGGGGAAAAAGTTGCTTTGATCGGTCCTTCCGGCTCGGGAAAAACAACGATTATTCGCATGTTGATGACTTTGGAAGAGCCGACGGAGGGAACGATCGAAGTCGATGGGGAAATGCTTTGGCATAAAGAAGTAAACGGCGAACTTGTCCCCGCGGATGAAAAACATTTGCGGAAAGTCAGGGGAAAGATCGGGATGGTCTTTCAACAATATAATCTGTTTCCGCATATGTCAATTATGCGCAATTGTATGGAAGCGCCTGTCCATGTGCTTGGAATCAGCAAAGACGAAGCGAAAAAAAGAGCCAAAGAAATGCTGGATAAAGTTGGGCTTGGCGATAAAGTTGATAATTACCCTTCGCAATTGTCGGGAGGTCAGCAACAACGTGTAGCGATCGCCCGTTCTCTCGTCATGCAACCAAAAGTGATGCTATTCGACGAAGTTACTGCCGCACTTGACCCCGAGCTTGTGGGAGAGGTCCTCGAGGTACTCAAAAACATTGCTGCCGAAGGGGATACAACGATGATGATCATTACACATGAAATGGAATTTGCCCGGGATGTGGCCGATCGCGTTCTCTTTCTGGATAATGGAAAAATAGCCGAAGCAGGTCCTCCCGGGGATGTCCTTGAAAATCCTCAGAGTGAACGCTTGCAATCATTTTTGGGAAGGTTTAATGAGGGCAGTTAA
- the thiM gene encoding hydroxyethylthiazole kinase, with the protein MIDRVRRKNPLIHCITNDVVTNFTANGLLAVGAAPVMTANHEEVAEMAQTADGLLLNTGTLTPYQHEAMRIAGRAANEHQTPVVLDPVAVGATSYRTRVVREIFDEVKVDAIRGNGGEIAALIGMQADMHGVEGKSDMLPETLAKEAANVLETVVCVTGEVDAVSDGERTFLIKNGHAWLSRVVGTGCLLGAIVSAYIVSKENNEDTVRTATDALAQYGLAAEDAFACSKTYGIGTFQQHFLDALGLLNDDHSYGKTNVQEV; encoded by the coding sequence GTGATCGATCGTGTAAGAAGAAAAAATCCCCTTATTCATTGCATCACGAATGACGTCGTGACGAATTTCACGGCAAACGGCTTGTTGGCGGTTGGAGCTGCGCCTGTTATGACGGCAAACCATGAAGAAGTAGCGGAGATGGCGCAAACGGCTGATGGACTATTGTTAAATACGGGAACATTGACCCCATATCAACATGAGGCCATGCGGATCGCCGGACGGGCCGCGAATGAGCATCAAACGCCGGTTGTTTTAGATCCTGTGGCGGTCGGAGCAACATCTTACCGCACCCGCGTTGTCAGGGAAATTTTTGATGAAGTAAAGGTCGATGCCATTCGCGGAAACGGCGGGGAAATTGCTGCGCTCATTGGCATGCAGGCGGATATGCATGGCGTGGAAGGAAAAAGCGACATGCTCCCGGAAACCTTGGCAAAAGAGGCAGCTAACGTGTTGGAGACAGTGGTTTGTGTTACCGGTGAAGTAGATGCTGTAAGTGACGGGGAACGTACCTTTCTCATAAAAAACGGACACGCTTGGCTTTCGCGTGTCGTTGGTACGGGATGTTTGCTGGGAGCTATTGTATCGGCCTATATCGTCTCAAAGGAAAACAACGAAGATACTGTACGAACTGCAACCGATGCGCTTGCCCAATATGGCCTCGCCGCTGAAGACGCATTCGCATGCTCGAAGACATACGGGATTGGCACCTTCCAACAACATTTTTTGGATGCTCTCGGATTGCTCAATGATGATCATAGCTATGGAAAAACCAACGTGCAAGAAGTGTAG
- a CDS encoding helix-turn-helix domain-containing protein — protein sequence MQYDTIGFNVRYYREMKGLTQKQLAEDICTQAQISKIEKGDIIPLSSTLYEIAKKLDIDVNYFFQMGEHERVDYIEELKNEIRQKIRDREYSDVLETLQSHENEIFFKDVYLQQFRLWHLGICVYHLHGNYDKALEYINESLALTYRGSKIYTEREIEIMNSLAIIQYSEGGRKEAHETLLKALDASVFIPKLKPYIKVRMLFNLSNILAKEERYKESIKASDRGIQICVREEMMYSLGELLFQKGYCERKLNIKVWKRHFEQAISIFEVAKKEHLAEIAEKEIRQSNH from the coding sequence ATGCAGTACGATACGATAGGTTTTAATGTTCGCTATTATCGGGAGATGAAGGGTTTAACGCAAAAGCAACTTGCGGAAGATATTTGTACACAAGCTCAAATCAGCAAAATCGAAAAAGGAGACATTATTCCGCTATCCTCTACTTTGTATGAAATTGCCAAAAAACTGGATATCGACGTCAATTATTTTTTTCAGATGGGAGAACACGAGCGTGTTGACTACATAGAAGAGCTTAAAAATGAGATTCGGCAGAAAATACGCGATCGTGAATACTCGGATGTATTGGAAACATTGCAAAGCCATGAGAATGAGATATTTTTTAAAGATGTCTATTTGCAGCAGTTTCGATTATGGCATTTAGGCATTTGTGTTTATCATTTACATGGGAATTACGACAAAGCGCTCGAGTATATAAATGAAAGTTTAGCGCTCACTTATCGCGGAAGTAAAATTTATACTGAACGAGAAATTGAAATAATGAATAGTTTAGCGATTATTCAGTATTCGGAAGGAGGGCGGAAAGAAGCACATGAGACCCTATTAAAAGCCTTGGATGCAAGTGTGTTTATTCCAAAGTTAAAGCCTTATATCAAAGTAAGAATGTTATTTAACCTTTCTAATATCCTTGCAAAAGAAGAACGATACAAAGAATCGATAAAGGCAAGTGATCGAGGGATACAAATCTGCGTGCGTGAAGAAATGATGTATTCTTTGGGAGAATTACTTTTCCAAAAAGGCTATTGCGAACGGAAATTAAATATTAAGGTCTGGAAACGTCATTTTGAACAAGCCATCAGTATATTTGAAGTGGCAAAAAAAGAACATCTTGCAGAAATAGCCGAAAAAGAGATTAGGCAAAGTAATCATTGA